A portion of the Meriones unguiculatus strain TT.TT164.6M chromosome 14, Bangor_MerUng_6.1, whole genome shotgun sequence genome contains these proteins:
- the Stx4 gene encoding syntaxin-4 isoform X2, which translates to MRDRTHELRQGDNSSDDEDEVRVALVVQPGAARLGSPDDEFFQKVQTIRQTMAKLESKVRELEKQQVTILATPLPEESMKQGLQNLREEIKQLGREVRAQLKAIEPQKEEADENYNSVNTRMKKTQHGVLSQQFVELINECNSMQSEYREKNVERIRRQLKITNAGMVSDEELEQMLDSGQSEVFVSNILKDTQVTRQALNEISARHSEIQQLERSIRELHEIFTFLATEVEMQGEMINRIEKNILSSADYVERGQEHVKIALENQKKARKKKVMIAICVSITVLILAVIIGISITVG; encoded by the exons ATGCGCGACAGGACCCACGAGTTGAGGCAG GGGGATAACAGCTCCGACGACGAAGATGAGGTTCGAGTCGCGCTGGTGGTACAGCCAGGTGCCGCCCGACTGGGGAGCCCGGACGATGAGTTCTTCCAGAAG GTCCAGACGATTCGGCAGACCATGGCCAAACTGGAGAGTAAAGTCCGGGAGTTGGAGAAACAGCAGGTCACCATCCTGGCCACGCCCCTTCCCGAGGAGA GCATGAAGCAGGGCCTGCAGAATCTGCGCGAGGAGATCAAACAGCTGGGGCGAGAGGTCCGAGCGCAGCTAAAAG CCATAGAGccccagaaggaagaagctgaTGAGAATTATAACTCAGTCAACACGAGAATGAAAAAAACCCAG CATGGTGTCCTGTCCCAGCAATTCGTCGAGCTCATCAATGAGTGCAACTCAATGCAGTCCGAATACCGAGAGAAGAACGTGGAGCGCATCCGTAGGCAGCTGAAGATCA CCAATGCTGGGATGGTGTCTGATGAGGAGCTGGAGCAGATGCTGGACAGCGGGCAGAGCGAAGTGTTTGTATCTAAT ATACTGAAGGACACACAGGTTACGCGACAGGCCCTGAACGAGATCTCGGCACGTCACAGTGAGATCCAGCAGCTGGAGCGCAGTATCCGTGAGCTCCACGAGATTTTCACTTTTCTAGCAACAGAGGTAGAGATGCAG ggggagatgatcaaccGTATCGAGAAGAATATCCTGAGCTCAGCAGACTATGTGGAGCGTGGGCAGGAGCATGTCAAGATAGCCCTAGAGAACCAGAAGAAGGCGAGAAAG AAAAAAGTCATGATTGCCATCTGTGTTTCTATCACTGTTCTCATCTTGGCTGTCATCATTGGCATCTCCATTACCGTTGGATAA
- the LOC132647141 gene encoding uncharacterized protein LOC132647141 isoform X3 — MTPSMRARSRLFPAEGKGGGRKQLRQNGSEAAWDREPAPPSPPLPERLMLELKSSCPKGWECVICTQSEILGSHITPWHTPPSRDSPGPSSEGRAPDSQSRVLALSPTSRTSVSRRPRHLGLSCDPAVCTRVGREARSACCGALKMMWRKLPAVGSDFQGLLTLTASKSWSDSFFLAKDWN, encoded by the exons ATGACTCCGAGCATGCGCGCGAGGTCCCGGCTCTTCCCCGCCGAGGGGAAAGGCGGAGGTCGGAAGCAGTTGCGGCAGAACGGAAGCGAGGCCGCCTGGGATCGAGAGCCCGCCCCCCCCTCCCCGCCTCTACCGGAACGGCTCATGCTGGAACTGAAATCTAGTTGCCCGAAGGGTTGGGAATGCGTCATTTGCACGCAGTCTGAGATCCTCGGATCTCACATCACCCCATGGCACACACCCCCGTCACGTGACAGTCCCGGGCCCAGTTCCGAGGGACGCGCGCCCGACAGCCAGTCACGTGTTCTGGCGCTGTCACCGACGTCTCGGACCTCAGTCTCGCGACGTCCCCGACACCTGGGTCTGAGCTGCGACCCTGCAGTTTGTACGAGGGTTGGAAGG GAGGCCCGGTCTGCATGCTGTGGTGCCCtgaagatgatgtggagaaaacTGCCTGCTGTGGGGTCTGACTTTCAAGGTCTCCTGACGCTAACAGCCTCCAAAT CTTGGTCTGACAGCTTCTTCCTTGCTAAAG attggAACTAA
- the LOC132647141 gene encoding uncharacterized protein LOC132647141 isoform X4: MTPSMRARSRLFPAEGKGGGRKQLRQNGSEAAWDREPAPPSPPLPERLMLELKSSCPKGWECVICTQSEILGSHITPWHTPPSRDSPGPSSEGRAPDSQSRVLALSPTSRTSVSRRPRHLGLSCDPAVCTRVGREARSACCGALKMMWRKLPAVGSDFQGLLTLTASKYWN, encoded by the exons ATGACTCCGAGCATGCGCGCGAGGTCCCGGCTCTTCCCCGCCGAGGGGAAAGGCGGAGGTCGGAAGCAGTTGCGGCAGAACGGAAGCGAGGCCGCCTGGGATCGAGAGCCCGCCCCCCCCTCCCCGCCTCTACCGGAACGGCTCATGCTGGAACTGAAATCTAGTTGCCCGAAGGGTTGGGAATGCGTCATTTGCACGCAGTCTGAGATCCTCGGATCTCACATCACCCCATGGCACACACCCCCGTCACGTGACAGTCCCGGGCCCAGTTCCGAGGGACGCGCGCCCGACAGCCAGTCACGTGTTCTGGCGCTGTCACCGACGTCTCGGACCTCAGTCTCGCGACGTCCCCGACACCTGGGTCTGAGCTGCGACCCTGCAGTTTGTACGAGGGTTGGAAGG GAGGCCCGGTCTGCATGCTGTGGTGCCCtgaagatgatgtggagaaaacTGCCTGCTGTGGGGTCTGACTTTCAAGGTCTCCTGACGCTAACAGCCTCCAAAT attggAACTAA
- the LOC132647141 gene encoding uncharacterized protein LOC132647141 isoform X1 gives MTPSMRARSRLFPAEGKGGGRKQLRQNGSEAAWDREPAPPSPPLPERLMLELKSSCPKGWECVICTQSEILGSHITPWHTPPSRDSPGPSSEGRAPDSQSRVLALSPTSRTSVSRRPRHLGLSCDPAVCTRVGREARSACCGALKMMWRKLPAVGSDFQGLLTLTASKCKSAVCACPRGPKEKQKMSSARVCLHTSCCLSAELPLAASSDPPHSLVTRRGVGWLLDTCLPALGMIFNVSLLPSEIQFPLLTAWSDSFFLAKDWN, from the exons ATGACTCCGAGCATGCGCGCGAGGTCCCGGCTCTTCCCCGCCGAGGGGAAAGGCGGAGGTCGGAAGCAGTTGCGGCAGAACGGAAGCGAGGCCGCCTGGGATCGAGAGCCCGCCCCCCCCTCCCCGCCTCTACCGGAACGGCTCATGCTGGAACTGAAATCTAGTTGCCCGAAGGGTTGGGAATGCGTCATTTGCACGCAGTCTGAGATCCTCGGATCTCACATCACCCCATGGCACACACCCCCGTCACGTGACAGTCCCGGGCCCAGTTCCGAGGGACGCGCGCCCGACAGCCAGTCACGTGTTCTGGCGCTGTCACCGACGTCTCGGACCTCAGTCTCGCGACGTCCCCGACACCTGGGTCTGAGCTGCGACCCTGCAGTTTGTACGAGGGTTGGAAGG GAGGCCCGGTCTGCATGCTGTGGTGCCCtgaagatgatgtggagaaaacTGCCTGCTGTGGGGTCTGACTTTCAAGGTCTCCTGACGCTAACAGCCTCCAAATGTAAGTCTGCAGTCTGCGCATGTCCCAGGggcccaaaagaaaaacaaaagatgagCTCTGCAAGGGTGTGCTTGCATACTAGCTGCTGCCTCTCTGCTGAACTGCCGCTTGCCGCCTCCTCAGACCCTCCTCATTCTCTGGTTACAAGGAGGGGTGTGGGGTGGCTCTTGGATACCTGTCTTCCAGCCCTGGGTATGATCTTCAATGTTTCACTGCTGCCCTCCGAGATTCAATTTCCCCTTTTGACAGCTTGGTCTGACAGCTTCTTCCTTGCTAAAG attggAACTAA
- the Stx4 gene encoding syntaxin-4 isoform X1: MRDRTHELRQGDNSSDDEDEVRVALVVQPGAARLGSPDDEFFQKVQTIRQTMAKLESKVRELEKQQVTILATPLPEESMKQGLQNLREEIKQLGREVRAQLKAIEPQKEEADENYNSVNTRMKKTQHGVLSQQFVELINECNSMQSEYREKNVERIRRQLKITNAGMVSDEELEQMLDSGQSEVFVSNILKDTQVTRQALNEISARHSEIQQLERSIRELHEIFTFLATEVEMQGEMINRIEKNILSSADYVERGQEHVKIALENQKKARKVLGEPETQRVWRRGGRPSHWPCAKGQMAFWDWQLLIHGVLPFRPQ; encoded by the exons ATGCGCGACAGGACCCACGAGTTGAGGCAG GGGGATAACAGCTCCGACGACGAAGATGAGGTTCGAGTCGCGCTGGTGGTACAGCCAGGTGCCGCCCGACTGGGGAGCCCGGACGATGAGTTCTTCCAGAAG GTCCAGACGATTCGGCAGACCATGGCCAAACTGGAGAGTAAAGTCCGGGAGTTGGAGAAACAGCAGGTCACCATCCTGGCCACGCCCCTTCCCGAGGAGA GCATGAAGCAGGGCCTGCAGAATCTGCGCGAGGAGATCAAACAGCTGGGGCGAGAGGTCCGAGCGCAGCTAAAAG CCATAGAGccccagaaggaagaagctgaTGAGAATTATAACTCAGTCAACACGAGAATGAAAAAAACCCAG CATGGTGTCCTGTCCCAGCAATTCGTCGAGCTCATCAATGAGTGCAACTCAATGCAGTCCGAATACCGAGAGAAGAACGTGGAGCGCATCCGTAGGCAGCTGAAGATCA CCAATGCTGGGATGGTGTCTGATGAGGAGCTGGAGCAGATGCTGGACAGCGGGCAGAGCGAAGTGTTTGTATCTAAT ATACTGAAGGACACACAGGTTACGCGACAGGCCCTGAACGAGATCTCGGCACGTCACAGTGAGATCCAGCAGCTGGAGCGCAGTATCCGTGAGCTCCACGAGATTTTCACTTTTCTAGCAACAGAGGTAGAGATGCAG ggggagatgatcaaccGTATCGAGAAGAATATCCTGAGCTCAGCAGACTATGTGGAGCGTGGGCAGGAGCATGTCAAGATAGCCCTAGAGAACCAGAAGAAGGCGAGAAAG GTATTGGGAGAACCAGAGACCCAGCGTGTGTGGAGGCGGGGCGGGCGACCCTCACATTGGCCCTGTGCAAAAGGGCAAATGGCTTTCTGGGATTGGCAGCTGCTCATTCATGGAGTCCTTCCCTTTAGGCCACAGTGA
- the LOC132647141 gene encoding uncharacterized protein LOC132647141 isoform X2, with protein MTPSMRARSRLFPAEGKGGGRKQLRQNGSEAAWDREPAPPSPPLPERLMLELKSSCPKGWECVICTQSEILGSHITPWHTPPSRDSPGPSSEGRAPDSQSRVLALSPTSRTSVSRRPRHLGLSCDPAVCTRVGREARSACCGALKMMWRKLPAVGSDFQGLLTLTASKSLGMIFNVSLLPSEIQFPLLTAWSDSFFLAKDWN; from the exons ATGACTCCGAGCATGCGCGCGAGGTCCCGGCTCTTCCCCGCCGAGGGGAAAGGCGGAGGTCGGAAGCAGTTGCGGCAGAACGGAAGCGAGGCCGCCTGGGATCGAGAGCCCGCCCCCCCCTCCCCGCCTCTACCGGAACGGCTCATGCTGGAACTGAAATCTAGTTGCCCGAAGGGTTGGGAATGCGTCATTTGCACGCAGTCTGAGATCCTCGGATCTCACATCACCCCATGGCACACACCCCCGTCACGTGACAGTCCCGGGCCCAGTTCCGAGGGACGCGCGCCCGACAGCCAGTCACGTGTTCTGGCGCTGTCACCGACGTCTCGGACCTCAGTCTCGCGACGTCCCCGACACCTGGGTCTGAGCTGCGACCCTGCAGTTTGTACGAGGGTTGGAAGG GAGGCCCGGTCTGCATGCTGTGGTGCCCtgaagatgatgtggagaaaacTGCCTGCTGTGGGGTCTGACTTTCAAGGTCTCCTGACGCTAACAGCCTCCAAAT CCCTGGGTATGATCTTCAATGTTTCACTGCTGCCCTCCGAGATTCAATTTCCCCTTTTGACAGCTTGGTCTGACAGCTTCTTCCTTGCTAAAG attggAACTAA